DNA from Phycisphaerae bacterium:
TGCCGGCCTTATCCGGAGAATCGTGTCGGCGTCCATGCCCAGGGCCTCCTGTGTTCGAGTTCCACTCGAACTACCCATCGGCTGGTCGCATGAGGTTTCTTGAGCTTTCTTAGCGTTGTAGTACTAGAAGCCACCCCGTATGCGCACCCCCATGTCCGGTCCACCCATCCGAATGATCACGTCCGCCTGACACCGAGTCGCGAGGACCGCTTCGGTGTTCAACCGGTCGTTGGTCTCGTACTTGGCCACCGCCTGCTCTTCACGGCTGCCTCCGCGAACGTGCCGGGCCAGAACCCGCCGACGAGCCTCATCTGGATCGGCGACCAGAAAACACTTGACGTCCAGCAATCGGGACACCGCGTCCCAGGGCGGATCGACGCTCAACAGGTAATTGCCTTCCACCAGCACAATCCGCGCACCGACAGGCACCTCAACAGCATCAGCCACCGGGTCGTGTAGCGTGCGACTGTAGGCCGGCAGACGGCAAGCAACATCGCCCCGCCTCAGCCGCCCAAGCGCCTCGGCTAGCGCGGGTACGTCATAGGATTCCGGGCCGCCTTTTCGCTGCCTCAACGGTATCGTCCGCCCGTCCACACTCCGAGTCGTCCGCTGATCGAGAACCGCGTTCGGGTAATGCCAGCCATCCATGGCGACCAGCACGAGCCGACCCGTCCCCCACAGCACGCCCGCCACATGTTCGAGGATCGCCCCCACAGTCGATTTGCCTCCACCGGGCACTCCCGCCAGCGCCGCGACCAGGCGACCCTGCCCGCAACGGCCATCAAGCATCGCCAGCAGAGGGAAACACACACGCTCCAGAAACGCAGCCGACAAGCCAACCGTCGTGGCTTGGCCGGCAAGGTCGAACGTGACCGCGCCGGCCAGCGAAGTCACTCGACCTCGCCACGCGTCAGGATAGGCTCGGACGATGCCGGTTCTCTCCATGACCCCGGAGAATACCGCTCTTCCTTGCGGACACACAAGAGGGCCAGCATAATGGGTGCCATGCGACCTCGAATCGGCATCACCTGCGGGTACCGGCCGGGCGAACCGGTCAACGGCTACGAGACCGCTCTGCTTGCGGTCGACGCTCGGTTCTGCGACGTGGTTTTCGACGGAGGCGGCGAGCCGCTGCTCATTCCGCCGGCCGCCCGGGAGGCTGATCTCCTGCCTATCCTGCGCACCCTGAGCGGCATGATCCTCACCGGCGGCCCGGACGTCCCTCCCGAACGATACGGGGCCAAGCCCCATCCCGAAACGAAACTGCTGCACCCCCGCCGCGTAGCCGTCGATTTCGCCGCCGCCAGATTCGCCGACGAGCAGGAACTGGCTGTACTGGCCATCTGCTGCGGCATCCAGGAGTGGAACGTGCACCGCGGCGGCACGCTGCACCAGCATCTGCCCGACCTGCAGTGCTCACCCCAGATCAAGCACCGCGAGGGCAACACCTTCTCCCATCACCCCATCCGAATCGATGAAAAGAGCCTCCTGTTCTCGATCATCAAGACCGTTTCCCTGCCAGTGAACAGTTCACATCATCAGGGACTCGATCGCCTGGGCGCTAACCTGCGAGCGACCGGATGGGCGGCCGACGGCCTGATCGAGGCCGTGGAGGACCCCCGGCGTCCCTTCTGCCTCGGCGTCCAGTGGCACCCAGAAGACATGCCTGGTGACCCTCTTCAGGAGAAGATCTTCCGGGCAGTTGTCGCGGCGGCGAGCCGGATCCAGCCGGGCGGTACCCCGTCACGGCCGAGGTAGTGTAGTCAGTCGCTCCGCCCCCATCTCCCGGTACGGCCCAAGCGTCCACGCCCCGCGACAGCCGGCCGGCGCGGTGCGGACGTCTCACCTGCCCTTCAGCTTCTGATGCACGAGGGGTGTCGAGTTCAGCTCAACTACTACTGGTTTCTTCACCGAGCTCAGTCACACACGGATGGATGGCCCAGATCAGGAAGCGCCGGACGCCGCAGGCTTCCTCAACACCCCGCGTCTGGCGGCGGGGCGACCGCTCGACCCCCTCTTGCCTCTGCCCTTGGGCTTCTGCTTGGGGGCACGTGGATCCACTCCCTGAGCCCGGAGCTTCTCTTCGCGCGCGTTGAGCAATTCGACGGCCCGCTCGGCGGTCACGGTCTTCGGATCGACCCCCTTGGGCACCGACGCGTTGACCACGCCGTCGGTCACGAACGGGCCAAATCGACCGCTCTTGATCTGCAGCGGTGCGCCGGAAGTCGGGTGCACACCGAGCTCAACCATGACCTGAGGTTTACCCCTCGCGGCGCGAGCCTTGGGCTGCTTGAGCAGTTCCAGGGCCTCCGTCAGCGTGATGGTGCCGAGCTGCGCGTGATTCGTGAGGCTGCGCGTCTCCTCGCCGGCCTTAACGTAGGGACCGAATTTGCCGTCCTGCACGGTCACTGGCTGCTGGGTCTCCGGATGCTGGCCGAGCGTGCGCGGAAACGACAGCAGCAGAAGGGCCTCATCCAGCGTCAGCGTACTCGGATTCATCGAGGGCCACAGACTGGCCATCTTGGGCTTGCCGCCGCGCTTCAGTGTGCCCTTCTCCGTTCTTTCCGGGTCGCCAAGCTGCACGTAGGGACCGAATCGACCGCTCTTCAGGTACACCGGCTTCTTCGTCTTCGGGTCGTGACCAATCACCTTGTCGCTCTGCGCCGCCTGTTCCAGCAGCTTGCTCACACCCTCCAGGTTCAGCTCGTCAGGCGGAATGTCCGCCGGCAAATTGGCCCGTTGTTCACCCCCGGCCACTTCCACGTACGGGCCATACTTGCCGATCCGCGCGACAACCGGCCGTCCGGCCTCATCCGCACCCAGCGGAATCGTCGAGATCTCCCGGGCATCAATCTCCTCCCACCCGGATCCAATCCGCCGCTTGAGCCCAACATGAGCCAGGTCCACCCCGCCGTTGGTCGCCCCCGGATCGCCGAAGTAAAAGACCCGCAACCACGGATGCGACTCAATCCGCCCCGTCGCAATACCGTCAAGATCGTCCTCCATCTTGGCGGTGAAGCCGAAATCGACCAGATCCGAGAAGTGCTTCTCCAACAGGTTGATGACCGCGAACGCGGTCAGCGTCGGAACCAGGGCGGTCCCTTTCTTCCAGACGTAACCACGGTCCTGGATCGTCTGGATGATCGTCGCGTACGTCGAAGGCCGGCCGATGCCGCGTTCTTCCAGCTCCTTGATCAGCGTGGCTTCCGTGTACCGAGCCGGCGGCAGCGTCGTGTGCTGACGCGGCTCGACCGACGACGGATGGAGTTTCTGCCCGACGGTCAGGGGCGGGAGGACGCGCTCCTGGTCCTCGAGTTCCGCTTCAGGGTCGTCACTTCCCTCAACGTAGGCCCGAAGGTAACCCGCGAAGCTGATCACCTTGCCGCTGGTGGAGAACACCGCCGTCCCCTGCTCACCAGCGTCGGCCGTGAAACGAACCGTCGTCCGCCGGCCGGTCGCGTCCTTCATCTGCGACGCCACCGTGCGCTTCCAGATCAGGTCATAGAGCTTGAGCCCGTCGGCCGACACCTGCCCCACGATCTCCTTCGGGAGTCTGAAGGTGGCTCCTGCTGGTCGAATCGCTTCGTGGGCTTCCTGAGCGCCTTTTGAGGAGGTCGCATAGACCCTCGGCTGATCGGGCAGATACTCCCCGCCGTAGAGATCCGCCACCTGGCCGCGGGCCGCGTTGATCGCCTGGCTCGACAGATGGGTCGAGTCGGTACGCATGTAGGTGATAAAGCCGTTTTCGTACAGATCCTG
Protein-coding regions in this window:
- the topA gene encoding type I DNA topoisomerase, giving the protein MMDHSVDRARRKTDSGVALVIVESPAKARTISKYLGSGFVVESSIGHIRDLPSTASEIPAELKNEAWARIGVDVEADFKPLYIVPAKKRHQVTKLKQLLKKADVLYLATDEDREGEAIAWHLREVLDPKVPVKRMVFDEITQAAIQEALANPRDLDDRLIDAQEARRILDRLYGYEVSPVLWRKIAPKLSAGRVQSVATRLVVERERQRMAFVPAEYWDVEATLLAAGGSNGGASGQRVVARMIELGSGRVASGKDFDDQTGRLKASVNVRVLDGATAQSAALRLRSASFAVSDVAEKPFTQRAYPPFITSTLQQEAARKLRFPVRLTMRIAQDLYENGFITYMRTDSTHLSSQAINAARGQVADLYGGEYLPDQPRVYATSSKGAQEAHEAIRPAGATFRLPKEIVGQVSADGLKLYDLIWKRTVASQMKDATGRRTTVRFTADAGEQGTAVFSTSGKVISFAGYLRAYVEGSDDPEAELEDQERVLPPLTVGQKLHPSSVEPRQHTTLPPARYTEATLIKELEERGIGRPSTYATIIQTIQDRGYVWKKGTALVPTLTAFAVINLLEKHFSDLVDFGFTAKMEDDLDGIATGRIESHPWLRVFYFGDPGATNGGVDLAHVGLKRRIGSGWEEIDAREISTIPLGADEAGRPVVARIGKYGPYVEVAGGEQRANLPADIPPDELNLEGVSKLLEQAAQSDKVIGHDPKTKKPVYLKSGRFGPYVQLGDPERTEKGTLKRGGKPKMASLWPSMNPSTLTLDEALLLLSFPRTLGQHPETQQPVTVQDGKFGPYVKAGEETRSLTNHAQLGTITLTEALELLKQPKARAARGKPQVMVELGVHPTSGAPLQIKSGRFGPFVTDGVVNASVPKGVDPKTVTAERAVELLNAREEKLRAQGVDPRAPKQKPKGRGKRGSSGRPAARRGVLRKPAASGAS
- a CDS encoding gamma-glutamyl-gamma-aminobutyrate hydrolase family protein, coding for MRPRIGITCGYRPGEPVNGYETALLAVDARFCDVVFDGGGEPLLIPPAAREADLLPILRTLSGMILTGGPDVPPERYGAKPHPETKLLHPRRVAVDFAAARFADEQELAVLAICCGIQEWNVHRGGTLHQHLPDLQCSPQIKHREGNTFSHHPIRIDEKSLLFSIIKTVSLPVNSSHHQGLDRLGANLRATGWAADGLIEAVEDPRRPFCLGVQWHPEDMPGDPLQEKIFRAVVAAASRIQPGGTPSRPR